From a single Lewinella sp. LCG006 genomic region:
- a CDS encoding UDP-glucose/GDP-mannose dehydrogenase family protein, translating to MNIAVVGTGYVGLVSGTCFAETGNNVICVDIDAKKVARMQAGEVPIYEPGLELLFERNTRQGRLSFTTDLAKAVENAEIIFLALPTPPGEDGSADLSYILGVADQLSHIITSYKTIVDKSTVPVGTAERVHDTLAKHLPTDLFDVVSNPEFLREGVAVEDFLKPDRVVIGTNSERARKNMRQLYEPFVRQGNPIIFMDERSAEMTKYAANSYLATRITFMNEIANLCEKVGANVDMVRHGMGSDTRIGKRFLFPGVGYGGSCFPKDVQALAKTSDMYDYDFRILKSVMSVNHQQRMRLVDKIKARYGDNLEGKTIGLWGLAFKPNTDDIREAPAIYTIEALLAAGANIRAFDPEAMENVKAIFGDKVHFCEDQYEALIGADALAIATEWSVFRTPSFQVMKELLKEPIIFDGRNLYPLELMEEKGFIYESIGRTIVQ from the coding sequence ATGAACATCGCAGTAGTTGGTACCGGTTATGTAGGTTTAGTGTCCGGTACATGCTTTGCCGAAACGGGCAATAATGTTATCTGTGTAGATATTGACGCCAAAAAGGTAGCCCGCATGCAAGCCGGGGAGGTTCCAATTTACGAGCCAGGTCTCGAGTTACTTTTCGAGCGCAATACCCGTCAAGGGCGGCTCTCATTTACCACCGATTTGGCCAAAGCCGTGGAAAACGCCGAGATCATTTTCCTGGCCCTTCCTACTCCTCCAGGTGAAGATGGCTCTGCCGATCTTTCTTACATCTTGGGCGTAGCCGACCAACTTAGCCATATCATTACTTCGTATAAAACGATTGTTGATAAAAGTACCGTACCCGTAGGCACAGCCGAACGCGTACACGATACCCTGGCCAAACACCTGCCAACGGACTTGTTTGACGTGGTCTCCAATCCCGAATTTTTGCGGGAAGGCGTAGCTGTCGAAGATTTTTTAAAACCCGATCGCGTCGTCATTGGCACCAACTCCGAACGGGCGAGAAAAAATATGCGCCAACTGTACGAACCATTCGTGCGCCAGGGCAATCCGATCATCTTTATGGACGAACGCTCGGCGGAAATGACCAAGTACGCGGCCAACTCCTACCTGGCCACTCGCATTACCTTCATGAACGAAATTGCCAACCTTTGCGAGAAGGTAGGTGCCAATGTCGACATGGTTCGCCATGGTATGGGCAGTGATACCCGCATCGGCAAACGCTTCCTCTTTCCTGGTGTAGGGTACGGCGGCAGTTGTTTCCCCAAAGATGTACAGGCACTGGCGAAAACATCGGACATGTACGATTACGATTTTCGTATTCTCAAGTCCGTCATGTCCGTCAATCACCAACAACGGATGCGCCTGGTCGACAAGATCAAAGCTCGCTACGGTGATAACCTGGAAGGCAAAACCATCGGCCTGTGGGGCTTGGCCTTTAAACCCAACACCGATGATATTCGGGAAGCACCCGCCATTTATACCATCGAAGCATTATTAGCCGCAGGTGCTAACATCCGTGCCTTTGATCCAGAAGCTATGGAAAATGTAAAAGCCATTTTCGGCGACAAAGTCCACTTCTGCGAAGACCAATACGAGGCGCTCATCGGTGCTGATGCGCTTGCTATCGCTACAGAATGGAGTGTATTCCGCACCCCCAGCTTTCAGGTGATGAAAGAACTGCTCAAGGAGCCTATCATTTTCGATGGTCGTAACCTCTACCCATTGGAATTGATGGAAGAAAAAGGGTTTATCTACGAAAGTATCGGGCGAACCATCGTGCAATAG